GTCGGGCCCCGCCTGCTGCGGTATCTGCGGGGCGGGGCCGCCCTTGCCGTCGGCATGGGTCTGCTCGGTCCACTGGGCGCCGTCCCAGTAACGCAGGGTCTGGGCCGCGCCGTGCGGATCGGGATACCAGCCTGCAGGTGTGTTCGAATGCGTGGTCACCGGGGCACACTATCCCGAGCCCACCGGGACCTGACCAGTCCCCGCGATGCGGTCTTCATCGCGCATTCACCGCACCCGCGGCCCGCGCCCCCGGCCGCGTTCACGCCGTGACGATCGCCGGGTCGCTCACACCGGGCCGCCCGTTCTCCACATGTCCTGCGAACCGCCTGAGGAACGCCGGATCGGCGGCGGAGGTGACGCTCAGGTCGTACCAGCGCCTGCTCGCCCGCAGGTCCACGGTCCGTTTGAGGACGGCGCCGGGCCGCACCCGGACGGTCGTCGCCGGGCGGCCGTACCCGTCCGTCACCTTCAACTCCACCGTGCCGGAGCCCCGGTGGGTGAAGGTCAGCTCGACGCCGTCGCCGACGTGCCGTGCGGTCACCTCGGGTCCGGCCGTCTGCCCCCGCCCCTTGAAGACGCGCAGGAAGCCGTTCGGTCCGTGCACGGTCAGATCGTGCGAGCCGCCGGAGTACGCCGCGTTCCAGGTGTCCGAGACGGTCGCGCCGGCCCCGGTCGTGTAGCTCCACGGGCCGTCCCCCCGGTTGCCCGAGGTGACGAGGAACGCGGCGCCGGCCTCGGCCCCGGAGGCGAAGTCGAGGGTGAGGGTCCCGGCGGCCGGATCGGCCGAACCGTCCACGCGGGGCGCGTACTTGAGCGGCCGGGTGGGTCGCGTGCCGCGCTCCTGCTTCGGCAGGACGGGGCGGGCCGGCGGGGTGGGCACGGAGTCGGGGTGGCGTTCCCGGTCCGGGGGCGCGTAGCCGCCGGTCTCCGGCAGGACGACCCGCCGGGCGTCCTTGCGGGAGAAGTCGAACGCGGCGGTCAGGTCGCCGCAGACCGCGCGCCGCCACGGGGAGATGTTCGGCTCGTGGACGCCGAAGCGACGCTCGACGAAGCGGATGACCGAGGTGTGGTCGAGCGTCTCCGAGCAGACGTAACCACCCTTGCTCCAGGGGGAGACGACGAGCATCGGGACACGCTGGCCGAGTCCGTAGGGGCCGGGGACGTGGCCGCTGTCGCCCTTGAAGACGTCGGGCCCGACGTCGACCGTCGAGCGGCCCCGCTCCGCGGAGGCCGGCGGGAAGGGCGGGACGACGTGGTCGAAGAACCCGTCGTTCTCGTCGTAGGTGACGAACAGGGCCGTCCTGGCCCACACCTCGGGGTCTGCGGTGAGCGCGTCGAGGACCTGCGAGACGTACCAGGCCCCGTAGTTGGCGGGCCAGTTGGGGTGTTCGGTGAAGGCCTCCGGTGCGACGATCCAGGAGACCTGCGGCAGCTTCCCGCCCAGGACGTCCGCCTTCAGCCGGTCGAAGTAGCCCTGCCCCGCGCGCGCGTCGGTGCCCGTGCGGGCCTTGTCGTACAGGGGGTCGCCGGGCTTCGCGTTCTGGTACTGCGTGAAGTAGAGCAGCGAGTTGTCGCCGTAGTTGCCGCGGTAGGCGTCCTGGATCCAGCCCCAGCTGCCGTTCGCGTCCAGACCGTCGCCGACGTCCTGGTAGATCTTCCAGGAGACGCCCGCCCGCTCGAGGCGCTCGGGGTACGTCGTCCAGCTGTAGCCGACCTCGTCGTTGCCGAGGACCGGGCCGCCGCCCTTGCCGTCGTTCCCCGTATGACCGGTCCACAGGTAGTAGCGGTTGGGGTCGGTGGAGCCGATGAAGGAGCAGTGGTAGGCGTCGCAGACGGTGAAGGCGTCGGCGAGCGCGTAGTGGAACGGGATGTCCTTGCGCGTCAGGTACGCCATCGTCGTCGCGCTCTTGGCGGGCACCCACCGGTCGTACCTGCCGTCGGCGAAGGCCGCGTGGCCGTCGTTCCAGCCGTGCGGGAGGTCCTGGACGAAGGCGAGTCCCAGGTCGTCGGCGTCGGGACGAAAGGGCAGCACGTCCTTGCCAGCGGCGTCCGCCTGGTGCCAGACCGACCTGCCGTTCGCGAGGGTCGCCGGCCGAGGGTCGCCGAAGCCGCGGACGCCGCGGAGCGTGCCGAAGTAGTGGTCGAAGGAGCGGTTCTCCTGCATCAGGACGACGATGTGCTCCACGTCCTCGATCGACCCCGTGCGGTGGTGCGCGGGCAGGGCCGCAGCGCGTTCGACGCTGCCGGACAGGGCGGTGAACGCCGTTGTGGCGCCCGTGAGCTGGAGGAAGCGGCGCCGGTTGACTTCGGACATGGTGAGGCACCTCTCGTACGCAAGGACTGGGCCGGCCGGTGGTGACGGAAGCGCGCCTACGGAGTGTGGCAAGGGCGTCGAACGTCAGGGAAGGGCCGGATGACGCCGATGTGAAGGTCAGCGGTACGCGGGGCGCGCGGCGCGGGAGGGGGCCGCCGGGCGCCGGTCCCGGCCGGGCGGGCTTCCGTGAGGCGGAAGCCGTCTTGCGCCCCTGTGAAGCCCGTCACGACGATGTCGCCACGACCCAGAGACGGGAGCCCCACACCATGCCGCACACCACCGCATTCGCCAGGAACCAGTGGTACGTCGCCGCCTACAGTCACGAGGTCGGCCGCGAGGAGCTGCTCGGGCGGACGGTCCTCGGGGAGCCGCTGGTCTTCTACCGTACCGAGGAGGACGGCACGCCGGTCGTGCTGCACGACCGGTGTGTGCACCGCCGGTTCCCGCTCTCCGAGAGCCGGCTGGACGGCGACCGGATCGTGTGCGGCTACCACGGGTTCACCTACGACACGACCGGCGCCTGCGTGTACGTGCCGGGGCAGAAGCGCATCCCGCGCACCGCCCGGGTCACCGCCTACCCGGTCGTCGAGCAGGACTCCCTGGTGTGGGTGTGGATCGGCGATCCGGCCCTCGCCGACCCGCAGGCCGTGCCGCGCGCCCGGCATCTGGACTCCCCCGGCTGGACGACCGTGCGCGGCATGGAGCCGATCGACGCGGACTACGGGCTGCTCGTCGACAACCTCCTGGACCTGTCCCACGAGACGTATCTGCACGGCGGATACATCGGCACCCCCGAGGTCGCCGAGACGCCCATCACCACCGAGGTCGACGAGGGCGCCGGGATCGTGCGGGTGAGCCGGCACATGGACGACGCCGAGTGCCCGCCCTTCTACGCCCGTTCTACCGGGATCGAGGGGCGGATCACCCGGTGGCAGGACATCGAGTACCACGCGCCGTGCCTGTATCTGCTGCACAGCCGCATCGCGCCGGTGGGCGTGCTGCCGGAGGCCGACGGGAGCGACCCGAACGGCTTCCACACCGAGATCACGTACGCGATCACCCCGTCCGCCGACGGCAAGGTGTACGACTTCTGGATGGTCTCGCGGGACTGGGCGACGGACGACGACGAGGTCACCGAGTTCCTGCGGGGCAACAACCACACGGTGGTCATGCAGGACGTCGACGCCCTCAACCTCCTTCAGCGGACGCTGGGTTCGGAGCGGTCCGGCTACCAGGAGCTGAGCATCAACATCGACACCGGCGGTCTCGCCGCCCGCCGCATCCTCGCCCGGCTGGTGGAGGAGGGCGACAAGCCGGTGGAGCCGGTCCTGTGAGCAGCCCCACCGGCGAGGTCTACCGCATCGACTGGCTGCCGGGCACCGACGTCCTGCACGGCACCTGCCACTGCGGAGCCGAGCACACCGCACAGGACCCGGTGCTGATGTGGGAGTGGATGCTCGCCCACCCCGAGGGTCACACACCGCACGACCCCGCCCCCGAGGGGCCCGAGCCACCGGAGGAAGCCTCATGAGTGACGTCCACGAAGTCGAACTCGTCGTCGCACGGCGCGAGTTCGCGGCCGACGGCGTACTCGCCCTCACTCTGCGCCACCCACTGGGCGAGCCGCTGGCGGCCTGGGAGCCCGGCGCCCACGTCGACGTGGTCCTCGGGCCGGGGCTGGAGCGGCAGTACTCGCTCTGCGGCGACCCGGCCGACCGGAGCGCCTGGCGGATCGCGGTGCTGCGCGAGCCGGCGGGGCGGGGCGGGTCGGCCCATGTGCACGAGGAGGTGAGGCAGGGCGACAAGGTCCGGGTGCGCGGTCCGCGCAACCACTTCGCCCTGCGCCCGGCGGCCCGTTACCGGTTCATCGCGGGCGGCATCGGGATCACGCCCGTCCTGCCGATGCTCGCGGCGGCCGAGGCGGCGGGCGCCGAGTGGCGTCTGCTGTACGGCGGCCGTACCCGCGAATCCATGGCGTTCATCCAGGAGTTGGCGCGGTACGGAGAACGGGTCACGGTCGCGCCGCAGGACGAGACCGGTCTGCTGGACCTCGCCTCGGTGCTCGACGAACTGCCCGCGGACGCCCTCGTCTACTGCTGCGGCCCGGGTCCCCTGCTGGACGCGGTGGAGGAGCGCTGCCCGGCCGGGGCGCTGCACGTCGAGCGGTTCCAGGCCAAGGAGCAACCCGCGGGCACGGACGTCGAGTTCGAGGTCGAGCTCGCGCAGAGCGGCCGTACGGTGACGGTCGCGCCGGGCGTGTCCGTGCTGGACACGGTGCGGGCGGCCGGCGTCGAGGTGCTCTTCTCCTGTACCGAGGGCACCTGCGGCACCTGCGAGACCGATGTGCTGGAGGGCGTGCCGGAGCACCGCGACTCGGTGCTCACCGCCGAGGAGCGGGAGGCCGGGGAGACCATGATGATCTGTGTGTCCCGGTGCCGGGGGAGGAAACTGGTCCTCGACCTGTGACCCGCCGGACGCGGACGCCCCGGGGGCGTCAGGCCTCGGCGGCCGGCACCACGCTGAGATGGCTCGCGGAGCGGCGCACGGCGCGCGTCCTGCGGGCGGCGGGTGCGGGACGCGCCTCGCGCAGCACCATCGTCAGCCGCGTGTACCCCATGTCCCGCAGGGCCCTCGGGGTGTCCTCGACGATGCGGCAGTCCGTGGCGCC
The window above is part of the Streptomyces sp. NBC_00425 genome. Proteins encoded here:
- a CDS encoding phosphocholine-specific phospholipase C, which gives rise to MSEVNRRRFLQLTGATTAFTALSGSVERAAALPAHHRTGSIEDVEHIVVLMQENRSFDHYFGTLRGVRGFGDPRPATLANGRSVWHQADAAGKDVLPFRPDADDLGLAFVQDLPHGWNDGHAAFADGRYDRWVPAKSATTMAYLTRKDIPFHYALADAFTVCDAYHCSFIGSTDPNRYYLWTGHTGNDGKGGGPVLGNDEVGYSWTTYPERLERAGVSWKIYQDVGDGLDANGSWGWIQDAYRGNYGDNSLLYFTQYQNAKPGDPLYDKARTGTDARAGQGYFDRLKADVLGGKLPQVSWIVAPEAFTEHPNWPANYGAWYVSQVLDALTADPEVWARTALFVTYDENDGFFDHVVPPFPPASAERGRSTVDVGPDVFKGDSGHVPGPYGLGQRVPMLVVSPWSKGGYVCSETLDHTSVIRFVERRFGVHEPNISPWRRAVCGDLTAAFDFSRKDARRVVLPETGGYAPPDRERHPDSVPTPPARPVLPKQERGTRPTRPLKYAPRVDGSADPAAGTLTLDFASGAEAGAAFLVTSGNRGDGPWSYTTGAGATVSDTWNAAYSGGSHDLTVHGPNGFLRVFKGRGQTAGPEVTARHVGDGVELTFTHRGSGTVELKVTDGYGRPATTVRVRPGAVLKRTVDLRASRRWYDLSVTSAADPAFLRRFAGHVENGRPGVSDPAIVTA
- a CDS encoding aromatic ring-hydroxylating dioxygenase subunit alpha, with the protein product MPHTTAFARNQWYVAAYSHEVGREELLGRTVLGEPLVFYRTEEDGTPVVLHDRCVHRRFPLSESRLDGDRIVCGYHGFTYDTTGACVYVPGQKRIPRTARVTAYPVVEQDSLVWVWIGDPALADPQAVPRARHLDSPGWTTVRGMEPIDADYGLLVDNLLDLSHETYLHGGYIGTPEVAETPITTEVDEGAGIVRVSRHMDDAECPPFYARSTGIEGRITRWQDIEYHAPCLYLLHSRIAPVGVLPEADGSDPNGFHTEITYAITPSADGKVYDFWMVSRDWATDDDEVTEFLRGNNHTVVMQDVDALNLLQRTLGSERSGYQELSINIDTGGLAARRILARLVEEGDKPVEPVL
- a CDS encoding PDR/VanB family oxidoreductase; amino-acid sequence: MSDVHEVELVVARREFAADGVLALTLRHPLGEPLAAWEPGAHVDVVLGPGLERQYSLCGDPADRSAWRIAVLREPAGRGGSAHVHEEVRQGDKVRVRGPRNHFALRPAARYRFIAGGIGITPVLPMLAAAEAAGAEWRLLYGGRTRESMAFIQELARYGERVTVAPQDETGLLDLASVLDELPADALVYCCGPGPLLDAVEERCPAGALHVERFQAKEQPAGTDVEFEVELAQSGRTVTVAPGVSVLDTVRAAGVEVLFSCTEGTCGTCETDVLEGVPEHRDSVLTAEEREAGETMMICVSRCRGRKLVLDL